From a single Fusobacterium ulcerans ATCC 49185 genomic region:
- a CDS encoding Ppx/GppA phosphatase family protein, translating to MADKNGRYTKGIIDIGTNSCRLFIAEVLKNEKGINILNELVKEVEIVKLGEGVNQNHYLKEEAIERTIQCLKKYKKTADEYEVKELKAFATSATRDAENREIFLKKVEDLGIEIKCISGEEEAGLNFLGNSLVFDERILVVDIGGGSTEFTLGKNDKIDFIKSIDIGAVRATEKFFSQENYSEENIEKCIEWVKENIQEIKKIKNEKFRTVGVAGTATTQISVKKKMEIYNSQEVHMSEISVKELKDNLRLFISKNLEERKEIIGLEPKRADVIIAGTIILITILKELNKDEIIVSESDNLTGAMIKEEKMSERLEWILEAYESFRRSSERRLVAGNIFDYFMQDFRGEISDAYDPATKEEIKEDIKEMADIIYNEEDKHKREFLVKILVNIVKML from the coding sequence ATGGCAGATAAAAATGGCAGGTACACAAAAGGAATAATTGATATAGGAACAAATTCATGCAGATTATTTATTGCTGAAGTTTTAAAAAATGAAAAGGGAATAAATATTTTAAATGAATTAGTAAAAGAGGTAGAAATTGTAAAACTTGGAGAAGGTGTAAATCAAAATCATTATCTCAAAGAGGAAGCAATAGAAAGAACTATTCAGTGCTTGAAAAAATATAAGAAAACAGCAGATGAATATGAAGTGAAAGAATTAAAAGCTTTTGCTACATCAGCAACAAGAGATGCAGAAAATAGAGAGATATTTCTAAAAAAAGTAGAAGATTTAGGAATTGAAATAAAATGTATTTCTGGAGAAGAGGAAGCAGGGTTGAATTTTCTTGGAAATTCATTGGTATTTGATGAAAGGATATTAGTTGTAGATATAGGTGGTGGAAGTACTGAGTTCACCCTTGGAAAAAATGATAAAATTGATTTTATAAAAAGTATAGATATTGGTGCAGTGAGAGCCACAGAAAAATTTTTCTCTCAAGAAAATTATTCTGAAGAAAATATAGAAAAATGTATAGAATGGGTAAAAGAAAATATTCAAGAAATAAAAAAAATAAAAAATGAAAAATTTAGAACTGTAGGAGTAGCAGGAACAGCTACTACACAAATATCAGTGAAAAAGAAAATGGAAATATATAATAGTCAGGAAGTACATATGTCTGAAATATCTGTTAAAGAATTAAAAGATAATTTAAGACTTTTTATTTCAAAAAATTTAGAAGAAAGAAAAGAGATAATAGGACTTGAACCTAAAAGAGCAGATGTAATAATAGCAGGAACAATCATTTTAATAACAATTTTAAAGGAATTAAATAAAGATGAGATAATTGTTTCTGAATCAGATAATTTGACAGGAGCTATGATAAAGGAGGAAAAAATGAGTGAAAGGCTTGAGTGGATACTTGAAGCTTATGAGAGTTTTAGAAGGTCTTCTGAAAGAAGATTGGTAGCAGGGAATATTTTTGACTATTTCATGCAGGACTTCAGAGGGGAAATAAGTGATGCCTATGATCCTGCAACAAAAGAAGAGATAAAAGAGGATATCAAAGAGATGGCTGATATCATATATAATGAAGAGGATAAGCATAAAAGAGAGTTTTTGGTAAAAATTCTGGTAAATATAGTAAAAATGCTTTAG
- the selD gene encoding selenide, water dikinase SelD, translating to MGPEVLSEILSKLPSVEDKNLIVGFDKSDDAAVYKLTDDIAMIQTLDFFTPMVDDPYVFGQIAAANSLSDVYAMGGVPKTAMNIVCFPEKMDIDILGEILRGGAEKVAEAGAVLSGGHSIHDPEIKYGLSVTGIAHPDKILKNHGCETGDILICTKSLGTGIVTTASKVGLASERALKESIENMTALNKYAGEIIVKYPVTACTDITGFGFLGHSFEMAENSEKTLIFESEFIPFIEEAKGYAKDFLITSGGQKNRNYVQEHVEFQNIPLWMQEILLDPQTSGGLLFSIKKEYVKKLMEEFESKNIKAHIVGSVADKRDKFIIVR from the coding sequence ATAGGACCAGAGGTCTTAAGTGAAATACTTTCAAAACTTCCAAGTGTGGAAGATAAAAATTTAATAGTAGGGTTTGATAAATCAGATGATGCAGCAGTATATAAGCTTACTGATGATATAGCCATGATACAGACTTTGGATTTTTTTACTCCTATGGTAGATGATCCTTATGTCTTTGGACAAATAGCAGCAGCTAATTCATTGAGTGATGTATATGCTATGGGAGGAGTTCCCAAGACGGCAATGAATATAGTGTGTTTTCCTGAAAAAATGGATATAGATATCCTTGGAGAAATATTAAGAGGTGGAGCTGAAAAAGTTGCAGAAGCAGGAGCTGTCCTAAGTGGTGGACACTCTATACATGACCCTGAAATAAAATACGGACTGTCAGTTACAGGAATTGCTCACCCAGATAAAATATTAAAAAATCATGGATGTGAAACTGGAGATATTCTTATATGTACAAAGTCTTTAGGAACTGGAATAGTCACAACAGCTTCAAAAGTAGGACTTGCCAGTGAAAGAGCTTTAAAAGAATCAATAGAAAATATGACTGCTTTAAATAAATATGCAGGAGAGATTATAGTAAAATATCCTGTTACTGCATGTACTGATATAACTGGATTTGGATTTTTAGGACATTCTTTTGAAATGGCTGAAAATTCTGAGAAAACATTGATTTTTGAATCTGAGTTTATTCCTTTTATAGAAGAAGCAAAAGGATATGCAAAGGATTTTCTTATAACAAGTGGTGGGCAGAAGAATAGAAACTATGTACAGGAACACGTAGAATTTCAAAATATTCCTTTATGGATGCAGGAAATACTTCTTGATCCACAAACTTCAGGAGGATTATTATTTTCTATAAAAAAAGAGTATGTAAAAAAATTAATGGAAGAATTTGAATCTAAAAATATAAAAGCACATATAGTTGGAAGTGTTGCTGATAAGAGAGATAAATTTATTATTGTGAGGTAG
- the selA gene encoding L-seryl-tRNA(Sec) selenium transferase produces the protein MEKNLFQKLPKVDILMKSEKLEEISKNLSYHNYYQAVKDGIEFFRNKIKNREINDFTEDEVILKIKEFSGIKNKPNLRRVINGTGTIIHTNLGRSIFNKKIAEDLEEILVNYSNLEYDLETGSRGSRYSHIEKLICDITGAEGALIVNNNAAAVILCLNEFADGKNTVVSRGELVEIGGSFRIPEIMKLAGTTLKEVGTTNKTHIFDYENNIDEETAVLLKVHTSNFKIIGFTEGADKKDIAELGKKYEILTMEDLGSGVLVDFSKYGVPKEPTIQESLKSGIDIVTVSGDKLLGGPQCGIILGKKPLIERLKKNQYLRAFRVNKITISILENIFQYYKDEREAVKEIPILNMITEEKEKVLERAEKLSAMLKERNIENNIIETESKIGGGSMPEETVESYAICFNGDAVLLEKRFRGNDIPIIGRIKNGYFILDVKTLREKDFEEILGAAERIFL, from the coding sequence ATGGAGAAAAATCTGTTTCAAAAACTTCCTAAAGTAGATATTCTTATGAAAAGTGAAAAGCTGGAAGAGATAAGCAAAAATTTAAGTTATCATAATTATTACCAGGCTGTGAAAGATGGAATAGAATTTTTTAGAAATAAAATAAAAAACAGAGAGATAAATGATTTTACAGAAGATGAAGTAATTTTAAAAATAAAAGAATTCTCAGGAATTAAAAATAAACCAAATTTAAGAAGAGTGATAAATGGTACTGGAACTATAATTCATACTAATTTAGGACGTTCTATTTTTAATAAAAAAATAGCTGAAGATTTAGAAGAAATACTTGTAAATTACAGTAACCTTGAATATGATCTGGAAACTGGGAGCAGAGGAAGCAGATATTCTCATATAGAAAAGTTGATATGTGATATAACAGGCGCAGAGGGAGCGTTAATAGTAAATAATAATGCTGCTGCTGTTATTTTGTGTCTCAATGAATTTGCTGATGGTAAAAATACAGTTGTATCAAGAGGAGAACTAGTTGAAATTGGAGGGTCTTTTAGAATACCTGAAATAATGAAATTAGCTGGAACAACATTAAAAGAAGTGGGAACAACAAATAAAACTCATATTTTTGATTATGAAAATAATATAGATGAAGAAACTGCTGTTTTATTAAAAGTTCACACATCTAATTTTAAGATAATAGGTTTTACAGAGGGAGCAGATAAAAAAGATATAGCTGAACTTGGGAAAAAATATGAGATATTAACAATGGAAGATCTTGGAAGTGGTGTATTAGTAGATTTTTCAAAATATGGAGTACCTAAGGAGCCAACTATACAAGAGAGCTTAAAATCTGGAATTGATATAGTCACTGTAAGTGGAGATAAGCTTCTGGGAGGACCTCAATGTGGAATAATCTTAGGAAAGAAACCACTTATAGAAAGATTAAAAAAGAATCAATACTTGAGAGCTTTTAGAGTGAATAAAATAACTATTTCCATACTTGAAAATATTTTTCAATATTATAAAGATGAAAGAGAAGCTGTAAAAGAAATTCCTATTTTAAATATGATAACAGAAGAAAAGGAAAAAGTATTAGAAAGAGCAGAAAAGCTGTCAGCTATGCTTAAAGAAAGAAATATAGAAAACAATATAATTGAAACAGAATCTAAAATAGGCGGTGGATCAATGCCAGAAGAAACAGTGGAAAGCTATGCCATCTGTTTTAACGGAGATGCTGTTTTACTGGAGAAGAGATTCAGAGGAAATGATATTCCTATAATAGGAAGAATAAAGAATGGTTATTTTATTTTAGATGTAAAAACACTGAGAGAAAAAGATTTTGAAGAAATATTAGGGGCGGCTGAAAGGATATTTCTATGA
- the selB gene encoding selenocysteine-specific translation elongation factor, which translates to MRNIIIGTAGHIDHGKTTVVKGLTGKNTDTLPEEKSRGMTIDLGFAFFTLSNGRKAGIVDVPGHEKFIKNMTAGVTGIDIILFVIACDDGIKPQTLEHADIIKILGVRNGLILLTKRDLVDEARATEVKKDVRELFKNSYLENSVILEISDKDIQSFEKLKEVLEKEILKIEDSKDDIRDFRMDIDRVFSVKGFGTVITGTSKNSKISVGDTMMIYPQQKEVKIKGIENHGNKVETLEAGNRCALNINIDPKEIKRGNIIAKKDSLIISNRIDCVFTLLKRSSNFKNNQRVRINIGTEELIGRVKIFLQDEISSGDKKFVQIELEKESAFSAGDVGIVRSFSPVNTIGGVEIINIPEERKKRKDLKYLERLEILSSKNKHKKIENLVLNSKDVFVDKGSISLLLGEKITETEMKDSPNTEKVSEDIYVNTIKLENLKNEILEYVEQYHQKYPLSVGVKRSELKNRFFENYSIKVYNIALEYFRKKDIITISEEYIFKKGFRIKLNKEQKKMKEDIFSLYKKSGFIPQQIEDIRKIFEDRNLFSEIHSYMLYNSFIIGLGEKNFMLRGFFAESEKKIKEYLEENGKITLAEARDLFKVSRKSILLILEKLDENGVTKRIDEYRVLK; encoded by the coding sequence ATGAGAAATATAATAATAGGTACAGCTGGTCATATTGACCATGGGAAAACAACTGTTGTGAAAGGATTGACTGGAAAGAATACTGATACTCTTCCAGAAGAAAAGTCAAGAGGAATGACAATAGATTTAGGGTTTGCCTTTTTTACTTTGAGTAATGGAAGAAAAGCTGGAATAGTAGATGTTCCTGGACATGAAAAATTTATAAAAAACATGACAGCAGGCGTTACTGGAATAGATATAATTCTTTTTGTTATAGCTTGTGATGATGGAATTAAGCCACAAACTTTGGAGCATGCTGACATTATAAAAATATTAGGTGTAAGAAATGGATTGATTCTTCTTACTAAGAGAGATTTAGTAGATGAAGCTAGAGCCACTGAAGTAAAAAAAGATGTAAGAGAGCTTTTTAAAAATTCATATTTAGAGAATAGTGTGATATTGGAGATATCTGATAAAGATATACAAAGTTTTGAAAAATTAAAAGAAGTATTAGAAAAAGAAATATTGAAAATAGAAGACTCTAAAGATGACATCAGAGATTTCAGAATGGATATAGATAGGGTATTTTCTGTAAAAGGTTTTGGAACAGTAATTACAGGGACTTCAAAGAATAGTAAAATATCTGTTGGAGATACTATGATGATTTATCCTCAGCAAAAAGAAGTGAAGATAAAGGGAATAGAAAATCATGGAAATAAAGTGGAAACCTTAGAAGCAGGGAATAGATGTGCTTTGAATATAAATATAGATCCTAAAGAGATAAAAAGAGGAAACATTATAGCTAAAAAAGATTCTCTTATTATTTCTAATAGAATAGATTGTGTTTTTACTCTTTTAAAAAGAAGCAGTAATTTTAAAAATAATCAAAGAGTAAGAATAAATATTGGCACAGAAGAACTCATAGGAAGAGTAAAAATATTCCTTCAAGATGAGATATCCTCAGGAGATAAAAAATTTGTACAAATAGAGCTTGAGAAAGAATCAGCTTTTTCTGCAGGAGATGTAGGAATAGTCAGAAGCTTTTCTCCAGTAAATACTATTGGAGGAGTAGAAATAATAAATATTCCTGAAGAAAGAAAAAAAAGAAAAGACTTAAAATACTTAGAAAGATTAGAGATTCTTTCATCTAAAAATAAACATAAAAAAATAGAGAATCTGGTATTAAACAGTAAAGATGTCTTTGTAGATAAAGGAAGTATATCACTTCTTTTGGGAGAAAAAATAACAGAAACAGAAATGAAAGACTCTCCAAATACAGAGAAAGTATCTGAGGATATTTATGTAAATACTATTAAGCTGGAAAATTTAAAAAATGAAATCTTAGAATATGTAGAACAATATCATCAAAAATATCCATTATCTGTTGGAGTAAAAAGATCAGAGCTAAAAAATAGATTTTTTGAAAATTATTCAATAAAGGTGTATAATATAGCTCTAGAGTATTTTAGAAAAAAAGATATTATTACAATATCAGAAGAATATATTTTTAAAAAAGGTTTTAGAATAAAATTAAATAAAGAGCAGAAAAAAATGAAGGAAGATATATTTTCACTATATAAAAAAAGTGGATTTATTCCACAGCAAATAGAAGATATAAGAAAAATATTTGAAGATAGAAATCTTTTTTCAGAAATTCACTCATATATGCTTTATAATTCTTTTATTATAGGGTTAGGAGAAAAAAACTTTATGCTTAGAGGATTTTTTGCAGAAAGTGAAAAAAAGATAAAGGAATATCTTGAAGAAAATGGGAAAATAACTTTAGCAGAAGCTAGAGATCTATTTAAAGTTAGTAGAAAATCAATTCTTTTAATATTGGAAAAATTAGATGAAAATGGAGTAACAAAAAGAATTGATGAATATAGGGTTTTAAAATGA
- the yedF gene encoding sulfurtransferase-like selenium metabolism protein YedF has protein sequence MIKVNAVGQTCPIPIIMTKNALKDIEEGEVEVLVDNKISLENLQKMSKEMGYDYSIAETGEVFKIVINKIKEEVEEFEDEDNTVVVIDSMYMGKGDPELGRILMKGFIYTLTEVEVLPKTVIFYNEGVKLAVENSESLKDLKNLEERGVEILCCGTCVNFYGLTDEVKIGTITNMYNIVNKQLYARRIIKP, from the coding sequence ATGATAAAAGTTAATGCAGTAGGACAAACTTGTCCAATTCCTATTATAATGACAAAGAATGCTTTGAAAGATATAGAAGAAGGAGAAGTGGAAGTATTAGTTGATAATAAAATATCTCTTGAGAATCTTCAAAAAATGTCAAAAGAAATGGGTTATGACTACAGTATTGCTGAAACTGGTGAAGTTTTTAAAATAGTTATCAATAAAATAAAAGAAGAAGTAGAAGAATTTGAAGATGAAGATAATACAGTTGTTGTAATAGATTCTATGTACATGGGAAAAGGCGATCCTGAACTTGGAAGAATACTCATGAAAGGGTTTATCTATACTCTTACTGAGGTGGAAGTTCTTCCTAAGACTGTAATTTTCTATAATGAAGGAGTAAAACTTGCTGTTGAAAATTCTGAAAGTTTAAAAGATTTGAAAAATCTTGAAGAAAGAGGAGTAGAGATACTTTGCTGTGGAACATGTGTTAATTTTTATGGGTTGACAGATGAGGTAAAAATTGGTACTATAACTAATATGTATAATATAGTGAATAAACAGCTGTATGCAAGAAGGATAATAAAACCATGA
- a CDS encoding DUF3343 domain-containing protein: MKEEKFFLLTADSTHLIIKSEKILKENGIECRIIPLPSEVKATCGLSIRTDIENKDIVDEILKFNGIELDGYSVIKTGLKKHIEKLN, translated from the coding sequence ATGAAAGAGGAAAAGTTTTTTTTACTTACTGCAGATTCTACACATCTTATAATAAAAAGTGAAAAAATACTTAAAGAAAATGGGATAGAATGTAGAATAATTCCACTTCCTTCTGAGGTAAAAGCAACTTGTGGTCTTTCAATAAGAACAGATATTGAAAATAAAGATATAGTTGATGAAATACTTAAATTTAATGGAATAGAATTGGATGGATATAGTGTAATAAAAACAGGATTAAAAAAGCATATAGAAAAATTAAATTAA
- the uvrA gene encoding excinuclease ABC subunit UvrA, producing MLDKIVIRGAREHNLKNIDIEIPKNKFVVITGVSGSGKSSLAFDTIYSEGQRRYVESLSAYARQFIGQMSKPEVDSIEGLAPAISIEQKTTNRNPRSTVGTITEVYDYMRLLFAHIGTAHCPICGRKVEKQSTEEITEGAIERFQEGDKIIVLAPVVKDKKGTHKNLFLNLLKKGYVRARVNGTILYLEDEITLDKNLKHNIEVVVDRLVLKKNDKEFQSRLTQSVETTTELSNGKVILNVNNQDFAYSENFACPEHDEVSIPDLNPRLFSFNAPFGACPECKGIGKNLEVDENKLIDNDELSIVEGGMYIPGAMARKGYSWEIFKAMAKHLKIDINKPIKDLSKRDMEIIFHGSDTKFKFDYEGDDFQFHGYKQYEGAVKNLERRYHETFSDAMKEEIENKYMVERICKVCNGKRLKPEVLSVTVGDKNIMEICELSIKDSLKFFLDLKLTNKQEFIAKEILKEIRERLSFMINVGLDYLNLARETKTLSGGEAQRIRLATQIGSGLTGVLYVLDEPSIGLHQKDNDKLLATLGRLKDLGNTLIVVEHDEDTMLQADEILDLGPGAGDFGGEIVAYGSPKEIMENEESITGKYLKGDLKIEIPEKRRKWKKSIKIIGAKGNNLKNIDVEIPLGVMTVVTGVSGSGKSTLINHTLFPALFNKLNKGKLYPLEYKEIKGIEELEKVINIDQSPIGRTPRSNPATYTKLFDDIRTIFAETKDAKLHGFTKGRFSFNVKGGRCEACQGAGIIKIEMNFLPDVYVECEVCKGKRYNKETLDVYYKGKNISDVLNMSVREAYEFFKAVPSLERKLKVLMDVGLDYIKLGQPATTLSGGEAQRIKLATELSKMTKGKTIYILDEPTTGLHFEDIRKLLEVLDRLVEKGNTVVIIEHNLDVIKTADHIIDIGPDGGDRGGTVVACGTPEEISDVEKSYTAVYIDRMLKGAGRKENKKTQKKKAKVVPVFNKTMLEAAEEVPVIDYEEKPKKRGRKKKEELGK from the coding sequence ATGTTAGATAAAATAGTAATAAGAGGTGCAAGGGAACATAATTTAAAAAATATAGATATTGAAATTCCAAAGAATAAATTTGTAGTTATCACTGGAGTAAGTGGAAGTGGAAAATCTTCTCTTGCTTTTGATACTATTTATTCTGAAGGACAAAGAAGATATGTAGAAAGTCTTTCTGCTTATGCAAGACAATTTATTGGTCAGATGAGCAAACCAGAAGTAGATAGCATAGAGGGACTGGCTCCAGCTATATCTATTGAGCAGAAAACTACTAACAGAAACCCTCGTTCTACAGTAGGAACTATTACAGAAGTATATGACTATATGAGACTCCTTTTTGCACATATAGGAACAGCTCATTGTCCTATCTGTGGAAGGAAAGTTGAGAAGCAAAGTACAGAAGAGATAACAGAGGGAGCGATAGAGAGATTCCAGGAAGGAGATAAGATAATAGTTTTAGCTCCAGTAGTAAAAGATAAAAAAGGTACACATAAAAATCTTTTTCTTAATCTTTTGAAAAAAGGATATGTAAGAGCAAGAGTAAATGGAACAATTCTTTATTTAGAAGACGAGATAACACTTGATAAAAATCTTAAACATAATATAGAAGTGGTTGTTGATAGACTTGTTTTAAAGAAAAATGATAAAGAATTTCAAAGCAGGCTGACACAATCAGTTGAAACTACTACAGAACTTTCAAATGGTAAAGTTATTTTAAATGTAAATAATCAGGATTTTGCATATAGTGAAAATTTTGCCTGTCCTGAGCATGATGAAGTAAGTATACCTGATTTGAATCCAAGACTTTTTTCATTCAATGCACCATTTGGAGCCTGTCCTGAATGCAAAGGAATAGGAAAAAATCTGGAAGTGGATGAAAATAAGCTGATAGATAATGATGAACTCTCTATTGTTGAGGGAGGAATGTATATACCAGGAGCTATGGCTAGAAAAGGATATAGCTGGGAAATATTTAAAGCAATGGCGAAACATCTGAAAATAGATATTAATAAGCCTATAAAAGATCTTTCAAAAAGAGATATGGAGATAATATTCCATGGAAGTGATACAAAATTTAAATTTGATTATGAAGGGGATGACTTCCAGTTTCATGGATATAAGCAGTATGAAGGGGCAGTAAAAAATCTGGAGAGAAGATATCACGAAACTTTTTCAGATGCAATGAAAGAAGAGATAGAAAATAAATATATGGTTGAAAGAATATGTAAAGTCTGCAATGGAAAGAGATTAAAACCAGAAGTCCTATCTGTCACTGTTGGAGATAAAAACATTATGGAGATATGTGAATTAAGTATAAAAGATTCACTTAAATTTTTCCTTGATTTGAAACTGACAAATAAACAGGAGTTTATAGCTAAAGAGATACTAAAAGAGATAAGAGAAAGACTTTCATTCATGATAAATGTGGGACTTGACTATTTAAATCTAGCTCGTGAAACAAAAACTCTTTCAGGAGGAGAAGCTCAAAGAATAAGACTTGCAACTCAAATAGGATCAGGTCTTACTGGAGTTCTTTATGTGCTTGATGAACCAAGTATTGGACTTCATCAAAAAGATAATGACAAACTTCTTGCTACTTTAGGAAGACTTAAAGATCTAGGAAATACATTGATAGTAGTAGAACATGATGAAGATACTATGCTGCAGGCTGATGAAATATTGGATTTAGGACCAGGAGCAGGAGATTTTGGTGGAGAAATAGTTGCTTATGGAAGTCCTAAGGAAATAATGGAAAATGAAGAATCTATCACAGGTAAATATTTAAAAGGTGATTTGAAAATAGAGATACCTGAAAAAAGAAGAAAGTGGAAAAAATCTATAAAAATAATAGGAGCAAAGGGAAATAATCTGAAAAACATAGATGTTGAAATTCCTTTAGGAGTAATGACTGTAGTTACAGGAGTAAGTGGAAGCGGAAAGTCTACACTTATTAATCATACTCTGTTCCCAGCACTTTTTAATAAGCTGAATAAAGGAAAACTTTACCCTTTGGAGTATAAAGAAATTAAAGGAATAGAGGAACTTGAAAAAGTAATAAATATTGACCAGAGCCCAATAGGAAGAACCCCAAGATCTAACCCAGCTACGTACACTAAGCTTTTTGACGATATAAGAACTATCTTTGCTGAAACAAAAGATGCCAAATTACATGGATTTACAAAGGGAAGATTTTCTTTCAATGTAAAAGGTGGAAGATGTGAAGCATGTCAAGGAGCAGGAATAATTAAAATAGAAATGAACTTCCTTCCAGATGTATATGTAGAATGTGAAGTATGTAAGGGAAAAAGATATAATAAAGAAACATTAGATGTTTATTATAAAGGAAAAAATATTTCTGATGTATTGAATATGAGTGTAAGAGAAGCTTATGAATTTTTTAAAGCTGTACCATCTCTTGAGAGAAAATTAAAAGTACTTATGGATGTAGGACTTGACTATATAAAACTTGGACAGCCTGCAACTACTCTTTCAGGAGGAGAAGCTCAGAGGATAAAACTTGCAACTGAACTTTCTAAAATGACAAAGGGTAAAACTATCTATATTTTAGATGAACCTACTACTGGACTGCACTTTGAAGATATAAGAAAACTTTTGGAAGTGCTGGATAGACTGGTAGAGAAAGGGAATACAGTAGTTATTATAGAACATAACCTAGATGTTATCAAAACAGCAGATCACATAATAGATATAGGACCTGATGGAGGAGACAGAGGTGGAACTGTAGTAGCTTGTGGAACTCCAGAAGAAATATCTGATGTAGAAAAAAGCTATACTGCTGTGTACATAGACAGAATGTTAAAAGGTGCTGGAAGAAAAGAAAATAAGAAAACTCAAAAGAAAAAAGCTAAAGTAGTTCCTGTATTTAACAAAACTATGCTAGAAGCTGCTGAAGAAGTACCTGTAATAGATTATGAGGAGAAACCTAAAAAAAGAGGAAGAAAAAAGAAAGAGGAGCTGGGGAAATAG
- the ruvA gene encoding Holliday junction branch migration protein RuvA, protein MYEYLRGKVEYKKPDYLALDVNGVGYKVNISLRTYDFISVGEEVKLYIYNYIKEDAFKLIGFLEERERNLFEMLLGVKGIGVSLALSVMSTFDIDTIRDLVATDDYTNLKRVPKLGEKKSQQLILDLKSKLKTLDALSIDTRNDDAAKHLMIEEELISALEGLGYSKKEINALITRDELKSFKTIEEAIKGVLKKVNY, encoded by the coding sequence ATGTATGAATATTTGAGAGGAAAAGTTGAATATAAGAAACCAGATTATCTGGCATTAGATGTAAATGGAGTTGGATATAAAGTAAATATATCTTTAAGAACATATGATTTTATTAGTGTTGGAGAAGAAGTGAAACTATATATCTATAACTACATCAAAGAAGATGCTTTTAAACTCATAGGTTTCTTGGAAGAAAGAGAGAGGAATCTTTTCGAAATGCTTCTTGGAGTAAAAGGAATAGGAGTATCTCTGGCTCTTTCAGTAATGTCTACTTTTGATATAGATACAATCAGAGATCTGGTAGCAACAGATGACTATACTAATCTCAAAAGAGTTCCTAAGTTGGGAGAAAAGAAATCTCAACAGTTAATTTTAGATTTAAAAAGTAAATTAAAAACATTAGATGCTCTTTCTATAGATACAAGAAATGATGATGCAGCAAAACATCTCATGATAGAAGAGGAACTTATTTCTGCTCTGGAAGGATTGGGATACAGTAAAAAAGAGATAAATGCTCTTATCACTAGAGATGAACTTAAAAGTTTCAAAACTATTGAAGAGGCTATAAAAGGAGTGCTGAAAAAGGTTAATTACTAA